Proteins found in one Zea mays cultivar B73 chromosome 1, Zm-B73-REFERENCE-NAM-5.0, whole genome shotgun sequence genomic segment:
- the LOC100284467 gene encoding uncharacterized protein LOC100284467 — protein MRAAQIDPSPAAPPKSRLKRLFERQLLRVSPAERLPSAPPGGGDKDELPEPSSLCLDGMVRSFLEDGGGGGGAERAAAAARCCNCFHAGDTSDDEDGPAAADAAAADIAETIKGLVHCASLRERNLLADVSTLVERHRASGARKRDLLRLLAGSLRAAGHDAAVCLSRWDRSPSHPAGDHAYLDVLLPAASERAGRERVLVDVDFRSAFEVARPTKAYRAVLQRLPPVFVGRDDRLRLLVAAAADAARASLKKRGLHLPPWRKPEYMRARWLSPYDREAPQPEASTGELAGDGEGGGPTA, from the exons ATGAGGGCCGCGCAGATCGATCCGTCCCCCGCGGCGCCGCCCAAGTCGCGGCTGAAGCGCCTCTTCGAGCGCCAGCTGCTGCGGGTCTCGCCGGCCGAGCGCCTCCCGTCGGCGCCTCCCGGTGGCGGGGACAAGGATGAGCTGCCGGAGCCTAGCTCGCTGTGCCTGGACGGCATGGTGCGGAGCTTCCtggaggacggcggcggcggcggcggagccgAGCGGGCGGCAGCGGCCGCGCGGTGCTGCAACTGCTTCCACGCCGGCGacacctccgacgacgaggacggccCGGCTGCCGCCGACGCCGCGGCCGCTGACATCGCGGAGACAATCAAG GGGCTCGTCCACTGCGCCAGCCTCCGGGAGCGCAACCTGCTGGCCGACGTGTCGACGCTGGTGGAGCGCCACCGCGCGTCGGGGGCGCGCAAGCGCGACCTGCTCCGCCTGCTGGCGGGGTCCCTCCGCGCGGCGGGCCACGACGCCGCGGTCTGCCTCTCCCGCTGGGACAGGTCGCCGTCCCACCCCGCCGGGGACCACGCGTACCTGGACGTGCTCCTCCCGGCCGCGTCGGAGCGCGCCGGGCGCGAGCGCGTGCTGGTGGACGTCGACTTCCGGTCCGCCTTCGAGGTGGCGCGGCCCACCAAGGCGTACCGCGCCGTGCTGCAGCGTCTGCCGCCGGTCTTCGTCGGGCGGGACGACCGCCTGCGCCTCCTCGTGGCGGCCGCCGCCGACGCGGCCCGCGCCAGCCTCAAGAAGCGCGGCCTCCACCTGCCGCCGTGGCGCAAGCCCGAGTACATGCGCGCCAGGTGGCTTTCCCCCTACGACCGCGAGGCTCCGCAGCCCGAGGCCAGCACCGGTGAGCTCGCCGGCGACGGCGAGGGAGGTGGGCCCACTGCTTAA